The genomic interval TACCACAAATCATATTGTCTTGTTTTTGACTCTTCTCTCAGAATGCAGAGTTGAATATAAAGGCTATATGCCCAAGTCTTTCCAGCGGAGGGTAACTGGTAATGCCCTTCTCACCCCTCAACACACACCACCAGGGGCCAGTTTCCTTAGTCTACCTTAGAGATGCAGAACGGACCAGTGTCTGGTGGTTAGGACCCTACACAAAGCTTTTGCCACTAGAGTATTAGTTGGATCGTCTGAGCTGAAGTACTCAGCAGTGTTGGCTATAGTTTCCAAAATGTGAACATCCAGCTCCAGTCCTACCCAATGATAAACTGGGACAAGAGCTACATTAAAGGTAAAGGGATTTTACTGAGGGAGATATTTTACTCTATATACACAGAAACGAATTCATTcaaatgttcagaaaaaaagaggCCTCATATCAATGGTTTTGAGTGCAACTGCAGCAAGTAGAATCTTCTCCAGTCTCAGAAGCCAGAAAGTAAATGAGGAAGGAAATGTGAGTCTGAGGCAGCAGTTGAGTAAGCGGTGCCTTGCTTATGACCCAATCTAAAGGTGTAACTCCTAGCCCATAAGCGAGCAGGAAGAGAGTGTGAATGTGTCTGTACTCATGGAAAATGTATGCACATCTTCACTGACCTGAGTCAGACAGGTCAGTGTATCACATTGGGAGTCACAGATGTCTTTCTGTTATAGTCACTGTGCAGCCACCTTTGGGGCTGAGCCAACAGCTGATTTTCTTTGCAGTCCCACAGATTTTTGGTGAACATAATGTCAGCTTCAGTCCCACAGAGAGACCTGGAACAGGTAATGTGTATGACATGAttctcctctccagcctccagGTTCTTTTGTGCTCAATCCTTAAAGTCTGTTCTCAAGGCCTCCTTTCCCTCGAAATTCTTTTGCAGGACGGATTCACAATTGTtctaagatgagtaagttctggaaatccaatgtacagcatggtgactagagTTAACAACCCTATTAGCAACCTGGAAAGCTGCTAACAGAGTAGATCTTGAATGCTCTCACTGCACCCAAGAAAGATGATTATGTGAGGTGGTGGAGGTATTAACTAACCTGACTGTGTTGATAATTTTGCGATAAACACATGTATCAAACATCAAGTTGTAGATCTTAAACTTATGCAATGTTATATGCCAGTTataatctcaataaagctggagaaataaaataaaataaatgtagcaTACCCAGGAAAAAAACCTTCTAATTAATTCTCTTACTTTTGGAGATGAGAAACCAAGACTAGACATAGTGAAATTTGAGATGCTCCATTTTCCTCCTGGGTATGAGGATGACTTGTGTATAATCATTGTCATGCAACGTAAAGTACTTTATAAACGCTATCATTTAAAGAATTCTTATAAAGAAATCTGTGTcccacaaaaataataaaaaactgtaTCCAGCACCTTTGTCTGTGCCAAGCAGTGTGCTGAGCTAAACACAGACGACTAAAAGCAGGAGATGTTAGGCAACTATCATGCACAAAACCAAAGTACAATTCCAGAAGCTGTGGGAGATAAATGAGGGTGGCGTGGTTTTCCCTATTAAATCTGCCTGAAGCTTTTGCAAAaatctctctctcatttcctcttAAGACACCTATTACTATACACATCTCTGTCAGAAAGATAATTTCTTCCTCATCTTTGTATCAGCTGAGGAACCCACTACAGTGGCCATACAGAGGAGAGGCTCATGAAATATTTACGAAAGTCTCTTGTTGAGTTATAATTTCCAAGTAGCTTCTGATACCTTACAAAGGTTATGATATATTACAAAGAGTCTTTGAACTGGGGatcaaaataaaaagggagtgCTAACCTGTAGGTTTTATTAATAtgctattacatttataattatatatatgacataaacattgtatatataaatatatagtatatattatgttatataatatatgtattaatatactacatttatatattatgtcatatttacatattatatgtattaattatatttattacatgTATCAACTACATTATGTTCCATATTAATTACATGTTACATAttaattatatgttatatgttatgttatatattaattacatattatatattacttatatgttatgttatgttatatattaattacatgttataatattattttgatattattataaatgataatatttaattatatattaatatataaaatatgcattatataaatatatgtaatatatacaaatatattatttataaataatatataattaatattaatataaatcaGTAGGCAGCTGATTTGGTGTCTGGGCAAACCAAACCGGTCTTCCACCACAATGGACAAACAACTGGGCCATGGAGGGAGGTCTGACCAGCCTCtaaagccactgcagctgcttgcctgGAAAGCCAGTATTCATTCTCCCAAGATAATGGGGCATCCTGAAGACCGATCAATCCCCCtacttatatttaaagaaataaatggactcTTCTCTGCCCATAAGAAATCTCTGCCCGCAGGAAATGTTCACCTGCCTCCCTATCTGCCAGTAGCCTCTAGTTCTGGATCTGGCTCCAGTTAGCCCCATCCTTAGAGCTGACAAGGCTGATGAGAGAAGAGTCAAGAGCTACCTGCCAGGATCAGGAGCTTTCACATAGCGGGTGGGGCACCAGAGTAGGAGAACAGCAAAGATGCTGTGTAGGGCCTGGAGGGTAAGTGCTCCAAAGAGCTCTTTGGGGGTAACACTGTCAAAGGGATCTATTCAGAAGCGAGAGGTTCCATTCTGGCACTAAATTCATCTATTCCTcttctcttgtttgtttgttttttagggcggcactcacagcacatggaagttctcaggctaggggctgaattggagctatagctgccggcctacagcacagccacagcaatatcagatccttaacccactaagcaaggccagggattgaacccacaacctcatggatactagttgggtttgttactgctgagccacaatgggaactcctctcctgttctttttcttgggAGTTCACATTTACTgccacaccaaaaaaaagacataaaataggaCCAGGAGTAGTTAGATGGAAAGTTCAAATtacaaaaatatctgaaaaattctGACACAGAGTGGCTAAAAGTCCCTTGTCAACGCCACCATCCAGAGACAAAGAGTCACAGGGACTGGACAGCTGTTCTGTGTGTTACATTTGTGTGTTGCATCCATCATGCAGCTGCCTTCaggttttctttgcatttcagtcCCACAGATTTTCGGGAGCAGCAATGTCAGTTTCACTCCCACAGAGAGCTTTGGAACAGGTAAAGTGTGTGGTCCTAACCCCCTCTCCAcctccaaagtctttttttttttttttttttttttttgcctttttgccttttctagggccacacctgcggcatatggaggttcccaggctaggggttgaattggagatgtagccgccggcctacccctgagccacatcaacgcgggatccaagctgcatctgtgacctacaccacagctcacagcaacaccagatccttaacccactgagcaaggccagggatcgaacccgcaacctcatggttcctagtcggattcattaaccactgagccatgacaggaactcctccacctccAAATTCTTATGTTCTGAATTCTTAGACATTTcccattgtctttcttttttaagaaagtcaATGGAGCCATTAAGACCTTCTAACTTATTTTCTTCATGTTATAGACAGGGAAAATGAGACTAAAAAGTGGGTGAAATTTCTTCCTGGATTGAGTATGACTGTATTGATAAAACAGTTATAAAGAAAGCCACATCTGACTATCTTATGACTCAATTTCAAGGTTCACACCAAAAACCACTAATTTCAGACTCTCTTTTCTTGAATTCCTTTAGTCTGCCCCACTGGGTGGGATTTTCATCAAGGAAGATGTTTTTTCTTGTCCACATCTGAAAACTCTTGGAACAACAGCATGAACTTTTGCAAACAAAAAGGATCCACTTTGGCTATTGTCAACACTCCAGAGAAACTGGTGAGAGCATTAGCATAGTAGAGTAAAGCATCCTTCCCTATATCAGCTTTAATAGGTGAGGCTGGTGGGGCAATTTGATTTGTGGAGCAAGGGTGGGGTAAGGGGTGGAGAGAGGACTGGCTGAGCCTGGAGTGGGGAGGGTCTTCTCaacagctgtgagctgtgttcCTTCAGTCCATTTGAGCGAGTGAAATTCACATGCTATGATCTTTCTCATGAAGCTTAGCAGTAGGCTGGTATCCTGGGGATAGGCTAGGACATTTAAAGCACAGGGAAGGACCAAATGAGCTGATGTGTATAAAAGCTTTTAAGAACTATGCAATacgggagctcccatcatggctcagtggaaatgaatctgactagcattcaagAAGTCACAGGTTTCATctcttgcctcgctcagtgggttaagtatctggtgttgccatgagctgtggtgtaggttgcagacgtggctcggatctggccttgctgtggctgtggtgtaggctggcagctacaacttcagtttgaccccttgcctgggaacctccatatgcctcaggtgcggccctaaaaagatgattataaaaacaaacaaacaaaaaaactacacatACTTCACAGATGTGAGCTGTTAATATATGATCCCAGTCAACCTAGTCAATAAGGAAGTTGCAAATTAACAAAATTAGtaatatgaaaaacaaagcaTCAGGTCTTGGAATTGGAATTGCAGTGTGCAATTATGCTAATAAAATAGCTAACACTATGTAAAAAGCCTTAttttattatctcctttcttcctcacaCCCATCCTGAGGAGCTATTGTTATTTACCTTATATACATAAAGACAAGGGCACGGAAAAATAATTTGGTCAAGGTCACGCACCTACATAACAGCACACAGAACTGAACTGAGATGTCTCTATAGTTCAAAACCCACACTCTAGTCAATTTTAGACCATAATTTAACTTATAGTTGCCTCTTCTTCAAACATTATGCATTTGCTGAGCACTAGGCATTGTGCTATTCACAGTATTCttgcttctctcccctccttccattCACTCATCTTCTAAAAGCTCCTGTGATTAAGAAGCTCTTATAAAAGGGTCTTCTGTGTATCACGGTAATAGGTAGTCAGCAAAAAGCAGGTATCAGGATGCTGCAGTTCCTCTAGGGCTAAGTACCCAAATAGGAAGGAAAAGTGCCTTCAGTTAGAGAACCAAGAGCAAgacaggaggcagagaaaagaaaaaaagaaaagagaagaggaaaagaggaatggGACAGGAATTCAAtagcctcttttcttctcttcaacCCTTAAGAGTTGGTGCATCTCAAGTACCATCCTTGGCATTCTCCACCACTTACACACGAGCTAACCCCAGAAAAAGCTCATCACACCAATCGCTGGCTGATGACTCTCATGTCTGTAGCTCTAGTTCCCTTCTCTAGACCAGACAGTATATCCAATTCCACACTGATGTTTCAAAAGCACCAAAAACTCATCATGTTTAAAACTAAATCAAGTATGTTTTACCcaaactcctcctcctcttgtATTTCAAATACTGGTGAGCAGTGTGTCACCCAAGATTGAACACACAGCTTTCTGAGACTCTGCCTTTGTTCTTCTCTCCTAAATTAGTTGCTAATCAAGTCCTTTCCTTGCAATCCCCAGAGCAAATTGTTCAATGCTCCCCTGGCTTTCTTCAGAATTTTTCTACATGCTCTCCTTGCCCCTAGTTTTACTCCTTCCCCACAGAAACAATCTTTGGCTTTCAGCAAGAGAATGAAAGTTTACATAAAAACCCTTGTTTCAGACTACAGGtcagcaaatattaaaaaaaaaaagggatcccCACTTGTCAGGTCACAAGTCCTCTGTCACAATGACTTAATAGTGCCATTGCAGCTCAAAAGCAGCTATAGATAATATGTAACAAATTGTTACAGTGTGTTCCATTAAATCCTTTTTTATGAAAATGAGCTCCAGTCTGGATTTGGCCCGATGGCAATAGTTTGCCAATACATTTTAGATTATAATTTCTTTGAGGAGAAACAAGTTTATTTCTGTATCTCCAGCCTCGTACAATGCCTAGCACATAACAGACCTTcaaaaaatgcttattaaatgaCTAAATTTGgtaattaattctttaaaaataatgaaatgagatatttcagggaaggaaaatattaggaaaggagGAATAAAGGCAACAGCCATGGGGATGGAGAAAATATTCAAGTGAACTTGGATATAATCCACTGATGATGGGAGGTATGTGAAGAATACAGGAGAGTCCAGAGGACTCCCGAACTCCTGGCTGGAGTGATGTGTGATTCAGTAATTCAATACAGAAACTAAGAAGTCTGAGATTCATCTCAATTTAGCAAATACTCAATAAacactgatttttgtgtgtgcgCGGCACTGTCTGCTTTAGaacacacttttatttatttatttatttttattaatttattttttcccactgtacagcaaggggatcaagttatccttacatgtatacatttttcccccaccctttgttctgttgcaatatgagtgtctaaacatagttctcaatgctactcagtaggatctccttgtaaatctattctaagttgggtctgataagcccaagctcccgatccctcccactccctccccctcccatcagacagccacaagtctattttccaagtccatgattttcttttctgtgcagatTAGAACACacttttaaatctttgttttcccTTGCCAACTACCCAAGGAATCCACTTGATCCAATCCCATTTGGAATATAAAATTTctggaaatgaaaacagttttgTGCAGAACGATTAAAGAAGAACGTAGTTGAAATTACCAGTTTTTAGATGGTACAGTGCCCATCCCCTTCATTTTCAAAGTATGTCCCTGGAAAGCATCAGTATCACTTGGGAATTTGTTAGGAATGTTCATTCTTGGCTTCTAATTACTTCTTTGAGGTTCAAGGTGAGTGCCATTGATAGCCAGTCCCAGAATCCCCTACCAGCCTTCCTTGTACCCAGAATTAGACAGAACTGTGGGCCCACTGGTACAAAAGAGGCAGGAGAAAAGGACTTTCtattgaactgtttttttttaatttctagaagttTCTGCAGAacataagtggtgctgagaagtATTTTATTGGCCTACTATATCAGCCTGCAGAGAAAATGTGGCGCTGGATCAACAACTCCGTATTTAATGGCAGGTACATGAATAACCCACATTTTTCTAGGGATCTTGGTTTGCCTCGAGAGACCAGACCTGTGATGCAGTAGGTTTGTCTTGGAACAACACAAAAACTGAGACATAGTTCTGTGTcctatttctctccctcttccaacTCGTCTATTCCCTGAGACTAAAGTTCATcactttttgtaaatttttttggtctttttttttttttgagggggtgcagtgctgcacctgcagcatatggaagtttccaggctaggggtcagatcagagcttagcttccagcctatgccacagccagagcaactccagatccaagctacatctgcagccttcaccagaactcatggcaatgcagatccccaacccactgagcaaggtcagggctcaaaactgcatcctcatggatacgagtcaggttcattagtgctgagccatgacaggaactcccaaatatttctaAGTAGAGATGAGTATTCATTCAACACATTATTTTGCTCAAATCAGGATCcaaacaaatacacatacataccatGTTTGATATGTCTCATAAGTATCTTTTAACCCACAGATCATATTTTATTGCTAAGTTCTTACAAGTTCCCCAGatatgtcttcctttcttttttttttttttttagggccgcacctgccacatatagaagttctcaggctatgggttgaattggagttacagccacagcaacgcagaatccaagcctcatctgtgacctacaccacagctcatggcaatgccagatccttaaccccctgagtgaggccagggatcaaacccacaacctcatggatccttgttaatcactgagccatgaagggaactccccccagatATGGcttctttatcttaaaaaaaaaaaaaaaaaaagcttactatAGACAACTTGTTGATGCCTTAAAGCTATGGACATCAACTCCCAAGAGCTATCTCCTCTGTGAACACAGCACTGGTGGAGAACATGACCTTCCCATTTGGATGTATGAAGTGTCTACTAAATGCCAGGCACTTGCTAACCATGTAACAGAAGTCATTTCCTGTAGTATTCACAATGATGCTACAGAAAAAAGCTTTTATTACTCTCCATTTAACAGACAGTTGAGTAGAGGATGAGAGGCTTAGAAATGTGTCAAATATCACAAAACTGGAAAGTAGTAGAGCCACATCTCAACCCTACATCCACCTGATTCCAAAATGTATGACCTTCCCATGAAACCAGACTCTTTCCAGACAAATTTAAAGGGACTGAATGACAAAGAAGTAGGAAAAGGCCAACACAGTTCTTTGTAAAGCCAGCTGCTATCTAGGAAAGGAAGCGgaatctctttcctcctcctaCTCTTGGTCCTCCTGCTGAAAACATAGTTTATATAGcactaaaacattatttctgggatAAGTAGGGATAGGTGACCCATGAGCTATTTCTGACCAAACAGAGAGTCAGTTAATCCAAGACCGTGAGTCTATAAAAGTCCACAGGAGAGCTGACAGGAAAGCATCAGGTTTAGAGCTGAATTTGGGCATGAGGGTGGGGGACCAGAACCAGGGAAAAGCAGGGCTGAAAAGATGAGCCTTAACCATGCTTTCTTTTCCCCATCAGTGTTATCAGTCACAGTCACAATTTCAACTGTGTGACCATAGGCCTAACAAAGACATTTGATGCTGCATCATGTGACGTCAACTACCGCTCGATCTGCGAGAAGAGTGCCCAATGACAGCAGCTCTCTGTGGCCTCTGACAAGAGCAACAAATACACTCATGGAGACAGTAAAAGAGAATACTGGCAATTGGGACCGGTCCaggaaatacaaaatatcaaattactGTGTCAGTCTTCCTAACAAATCCTTGGGGCTACCAGGCCCTCCAAAAACATATTTGCATACATATAACTGAGGCAAACTCCTCATTCTGAGTCAGCAATTCCCCAAGACTGTTGCCTGTGAAAGTCACACCCACGACTTTGGGTCTGCACAGATCATCTGGTCAATGATccctttatccatttgtctactAGTAGAGGTCCTTGCCTGTTTGGGGAAATGAGCTTCTGTATTCCACTTGGGGGAACCGGATACTAACAATCTCTAGGAAATGGCCAGTTTTATGGAGACAACACAGTTAGTATAGAGATGAGGACTGCTTCTATAGAACTGAGAATTTCTGACTGGTCAACAAGGTTTGTTTTATCCTCAGAGCATATGCCCATACTACCAGCAAGCAGGCATGGACATTATTTAGAGGATAGCAAGGGTAGAAGAAGGATAAACTCAGCTTCTGTGAGTTCATCTCTGGTCCTAAGCGATTCCTGTtcacatccctcccacccccacccctgcctggggAAGGCCTCCTCTGTCTGAATTGAGGCCAGGCCTGATTATTGAGAGCTAGGCTTGGAGCAGAGAGGGCATTGTTCATTGGAATAAAGAGGAGGATGGGTAGGGCAGGAATCTGCTAGGAAACCACTTCGAAGAACAACCCAATAGCCAAGATGACCAAGCTTTCAGACAAATGAATCTCTGTTCTTCAGCAAAATCCTGAAGAAACTCTcaagctaaaatttttttttgtcttggccTAAATCTCTGTTTTAATGGGTTTTGATCACCTGGCCATGTTTGTTgagtatattttaagaatttggtATGAATTTCCCTCGAGCACTGctttatgaattagaaaaagaagaacaaaaatacacctaaagtcagcagaaggaaggaaatcttaaagatcaaagaggaaatcaatagagattcaaaagacaatagaaaaaatcaataaaaccaagagctggttctttgcaaagaaaaacaaaactgacaaacctctgactAGACTCATTAAGAATAgtagagaaagaacccaaataaacaaaataagaaatggaaaatgagaaatcacaacagatactgcagaaatacaaaaaaccataagagaatactatgaacaattatatgccaacaaatttgacaatctggaagaaatggacaacttttagagtcttacaacctgccaaaactgaatcaagaagaaacagaccaactgaatagaccgatcactagaaatgaaattgtatatgtcataaacactccctacaaataaaagtccagggccagatggcttcacaggcgaattctaccaaaaatacaaagaggaactggtgcccatgctccttaaactttttcaaaaggttgaagaagaaggaacactcccaaagacattctatgacaccaccatcatcctaattccaaaaccagacaaagatactaccaaaaaagaaaaccatcggccaatatctttgatgaatatagatgcaaaaattctcaacaaaattttagccaactgaatccaacaacatatcaaaaagagcGTACTctatgaccaggtgggattcatcccaggttcacaaggatggttcaacagacgcaaatcaatcaacgtcatacaccacattaacaaaagaaaagtcaaaaaccatatgatcatctcaatagatgcagaaaacgcatttgacaaagtccaacatccattcatgataaaaaccctcaccaaagtgggtatagagggaacattccttaacataagcaaatccatttatgacaaacacacagcaaatataatactcaatggggaaaaattgaaagccttcccactaaaatctggaacaagacagggatgcccactctcaccactgctattcaacatagtattggaaatcctagccacagcaactagacaaacaaaagaattaaaggcatccaaataggaagaaaagaggtaaaactgtcactgtatgcagacaacatgatactacacatagaaaaccccaaggactcaaaccaaaaatcgaactgattaacaaattcagcaaagtaacaggatataagattaacattcagaaatcagtcatatttttgtatactaacattgaaatattagaaaaggaatacaaaaatacaataccttttaaaattgcaccacaaaaaatcaaatacctgggaatacgcctgaccaaggaggtaaaagacttatatgctgagaattataaaacattaatcaaggatattaaagaagatataaagaaatggaaagatattccatgctcctgggtgggaaaaattaatattgtaaaaatggccatactacccaaagccatctacagctTCAATGCAATCGCTATccaattgcccatgacatttttcacagaactacaacaaacaatcca from Sus scrofa isolate TJ Tabasco breed Duroc chromosome 18, Sscrofa11.1, whole genome shotgun sequence carries:
- the CLEC5A gene encoding C-type lectin domain family 5 member A isoform X1 yields the protein MNWHMIISGLIVVVLKIVGMTFFLLYFPQIFGEHNVSFSPTERPGTVPQIFGSSNVSFTPTESFGTVCPTGWDFHQGRCFFLSTSENSWNNSMNFCKQKGSTLAIVNTPEKLKFLQNISGAEKYFIGLLYQPAEKMWRWINNSVFNGSVISHSHNFNCVTIGLTKTFDAASCDVNYRSICEKSAQ
- the CLEC5A gene encoding C-type lectin domain family 5 member A isoform X2, with product MNWHMIISGLIVVVLKIVGMTFFLLYFPQIFGSSNVSFTPTESFGTVCPTGWDFHQGRCFFLSTSENSWNNSMNFCKQKGSTLAIVNTPEKLKFLQNISGAEKYFIGLLYQPAEKMWRWINNSVFNGSVISHSHNFNCVTIGLTKTFDAASCDVNYRSICEKSAQ